One region of Aminobacterium colombiense DSM 12261 genomic DNA includes:
- the hutH gene encoding histidine ammonia-lyase, giving the protein MGHSEVIVLDGHSLSIEDIVKVARHNAKVELAPEALEAVERASDLVHEWASGNDVIYGINTGFGDLATVPISRKDRRQLQENLLKSHACGVGEPFDEETVRAIMLLRINTLIKGHSGIKIATLQRLTDYLNMGIHPMIPSQGSVGSSGDLCPLSHLAITLLGIGEVFYKGRRQPAQRLFRKLGMSPLNLEAKEGLALNNGTTVMTAIAALALYDGVNTLKMADIAAALSLEALHGVPFAFDERTHALRPYRGQMTVASNIRRLIAGSQIIEKFKSERVQDAYSLRCMPQVHGASRDALDYVWDKVSIEINAVTDNPLIFVDDRVAISGGNFHGQPIALAMDFFGIAMAEIANISERRVARLVDSSLSGLPPFLIQESGLNSGFMIPQYAAASIVSENKVLAHPSSVDSIPTSANQEDHVSMGTYGARKGRTILNNARKVLAIELLSAAQALDFSILLKPGAGTKAAHHMIRKAVPFLKYDDYLYPLIRRVQELMDRSEILHAVEEAIGPLD; this is encoded by the coding sequence ATGGGTCATAGCGAAGTAATTGTGCTTGATGGTCATTCTCTTTCAATTGAAGATATAGTGAAGGTTGCGCGGCATAACGCCAAGGTGGAGCTCGCTCCCGAAGCTCTTGAAGCAGTGGAAAGAGCTTCGGATCTTGTTCATGAATGGGCATCAGGGAACGATGTGATATATGGTATAAATACAGGTTTTGGAGATCTGGCAACAGTTCCCATATCCCGAAAGGATCGCCGTCAGTTGCAGGAAAATCTTCTTAAGAGTCATGCCTGCGGCGTGGGAGAGCCTTTTGACGAAGAAACGGTTCGCGCCATTATGCTTCTTCGCATAAACACCCTGATCAAAGGGCATTCTGGTATTAAGATCGCAACCTTGCAGCGTTTGACCGATTATCTCAACATGGGAATCCATCCCATGATTCCTTCCCAGGGGTCGGTAGGGTCAAGTGGAGATCTCTGTCCCCTTTCCCACCTTGCCATAACCCTTCTCGGCATTGGCGAAGTCTTTTACAAAGGCCGTCGCCAGCCTGCTCAGCGTCTTTTTCGCAAATTAGGCATGAGCCCCCTCAATCTTGAGGCCAAGGAAGGACTGGCTCTCAACAACGGAACCACTGTTATGACAGCTATAGCAGCCCTTGCTCTCTATGATGGCGTTAACACCCTTAAAATGGCGGATATAGCGGCAGCACTTTCTCTCGAAGCATTACATGGTGTTCCTTTTGCTTTTGATGAGCGTACCCATGCACTTCGCCCTTATCGTGGGCAGATGACAGTGGCTTCGAATATTAGAAGACTTATCGCGGGAAGCCAGATTATTGAAAAATTTAAAAGTGAACGGGTACAGGATGCCTATTCTCTTCGTTGTATGCCCCAGGTTCATGGCGCGAGCCGTGACGCCCTCGACTATGTCTGGGATAAGGTTTCTATAGAAATAAATGCTGTTACGGACAACCCCCTGATTTTTGTTGATGATCGAGTTGCTATTAGCGGGGGCAATTTCCACGGCCAGCCTATAGCTTTGGCCATGGACTTTTTTGGTATAGCCATGGCAGAAATTGCGAATATTTCGGAAAGACGAGTCGCTCGGCTTGTAGATAGCTCCCTTTCAGGTCTTCCTCCTTTTTTGATTCAGGAGAGCGGATTGAACAGCGGCTTTATGATTCCCCAATATGCCGCGGCTTCTATAGTTTCTGAAAATAAGGTTTTAGCCCACCCTTCTTCTGTAGATTCAATTCCTACTTCTGCCAATCAGGAAGACCATGTTTCCATGGGGACCTACGGAGCTCGAAAGGGACGGACAATCCTCAACAATGCGCGAAAAGTTCTCGCTATAGAGCTGCTTTCAGCAGCTCAGGCTCTGGATTTCAGCATTTTGCTTAAACCTGGTGCGGGAACGAAAGCCGCCCACCATATGATCCGGAAGGCAGTCCCTTTTTTAAAATATGACGATTATCTTTACCCTCTTATCAGACGGGTTCAGGAATTGATGGACCGCAGTGAGATCCTTCATGCGGTCGAGGAGGCTATCGGGCCCTTGGACTAG